In the Dioscorea cayenensis subsp. rotundata cultivar TDr96_F1 chromosome 12, TDr96_F1_v2_PseudoChromosome.rev07_lg8_w22 25.fasta, whole genome shotgun sequence genome, one interval contains:
- the LOC120273100 gene encoding reticulon-like protein B12 yields the protein MSGYTFLSFVSNVLLLLLSILFVWAKAAGLLNRPPPPIPKLQLSEAVIKTAADFVYSHMNMVLSATYKIALGKDTNLFYRVAGCLWLISFVGGLTDFLTLGYTGLLAVLTIPVLYEKYESYVERYVNIACMELRHRYESYTKHLNKVKNWILEKKEKLG from the exons ATGTCTGGCTACACTTTCTTATCATTTGTGTCCAACGTTTTGCTTCTTTTGTTGTCCATCCTCTTTGTCTGGGCAAAGGCTGCTGGGCTACTCAACAG GCCACCCCCACCTATCCCAAAGCTACAGCTTTCAGAGGCTGTTATAAAAACAGCAGCAGATTTTGTGTATTCTCATATGAACATGGTACTGTCTGCAACCTATAAGATTGCGCTTGGAAAAGACACAAACCTCTTCTACAGAGTAGCTGGATGCTTATGGCTGATTTCTTTTGTTGGTGGTCTTACTGATTTTCTTACTCTTGGATACACTG GTCTTCTCGCTGTCCTGACGATCCCTGTGCTTTATGAGAAGTATGAAAGTTATGTTGAGAGATATGTGAACATCGCCTGCATGGAATTGCGGCATCGGTATGAGAGCTATACAAAGCATTTAAACAAGGTTAAGAATTGgattttggagaagaaggaaaaacTAGGCTGA
- the LOC120273323 gene encoding LIM domain-containing protein WLIM2b-like: MSRRKRKRGTQQKCKACEKTVYPMDQLMADGITYHKSCFKCTHCKGSLQLSNFSSMEGVLYCKPHFEQLFKETGNFNKSFQSR, translated from the exons ATGAgcaggaggaagaggaagagagggACGCAGCAGAAATGCAAGGCATGCGAGAAGACTGTGTACCCCATGGATCAGCTCATGGCCGACGGCATCACATACCACAAGTCCTGCTTCAAGTGCACCCATTGCAAAG GGTCTTTGCAGCTCAGCAATTTCTCTTCAATGGAGGGCGTACTCTACTGCAAACCTCATTTTGAGCAGCTCTTCAAGGAGACAGGGAACTTCAACAAGAGCTTCCAGTCACGTTGA
- the LOC120273324 gene encoding E3 ubiquitin-protein ligase PRT6 translates to MDVSSPPEKRRALSHHDAILQKLDQHGVPQEYLDQSQAGLVAFVGENKSLLPEIVSCILPSDVDAYAICRSFKEESVGGQRQAQIKLLVSESLLWLQWLMFEEEPCACLKNLAQNSSGQRAVCGTVWKKNDLAYRCRTCEHDPTCAICVPCFQNGDHKGHDYSIMYSGGGCCDCGDVTAWKREGFCSRHKGSEQIQPLPDDLASSIGPVLDALFSSWKDKMISMECHRPKNEDDRTEVHAMTHELSLAIIEMLLNFCNCSESLLSFVSKRMFACTGLLDALLMGERFLDKKVVKRLHELLLKLLGEPLFKYEFAKVFIRYYQIGVKEFIDACTDSELKQYPLLSTFSVQIFTVPTLTPRLVREANLIGVLLRCLEDLFLSCVGEDGRLQAVKWANLYETTIRLVEDTRYVLSHEEVSQYIAKEVVDMSRAWIRLLSLVQGMDAQKRQTAVHTEEENDIIHTPFMLGHYLGNVHTLLAKGALSLVETRESKDESMTASTVRGLEDDDDGDDDGVYLAKVGRFSEGSSAGQLRGRIIPSHEIDTEGISEMHKHLSIPSSGVRLIFECLKAIEVWLEPENRKYSNSIDATGCSGYNVMNLSKKIFGIKKCSNSNRVYRRQMSRERVDGDRASFHDENHERFHFFSPVQVMTTETREALNQNNSSLDVNDMSGAFSRDACLSRKLNENSMEIDSVRDAETVGLLSMAQWPDIVFDVSSQEISFHIPLHRLLSVLLRKALKCYAGMMRMPKAASSIPSDVHHREFFRQALGGFHPYGFSAFVMEHPLRLRVFSAQVRAGMWRKNGDAAIMSSEWYRSVRWLEQGLESDLFLLQCCAALSPPELFVKRIQERFGLSDYTSLHHAEHNEYEPVLVQEMLALIIQIVKERRFCGFSTFENLCRELIYKLAIGDATHSQLVKALPRDLSKSDQLQKAIDILAVYSKPSGMKQGKYSLREEYWKDLDLYHPRWNSRELQVAEERYLRFRNVSALNVQLPRWSDIFYPMSTISRIATSKAVLQIIQAVFYYAFLADGSSANHTPDSVLITALHLLSLALDICEKSNIKCTEIDVNLSLIDDQSGPGAPCCFKNSFPILTYALEAFDVDAIDAAVIRRKRNVLSLLVLLMRKYKEQSSKSYAETRQCDISSLIENLLRKFAHLSAECNAELRELEPGLAHTIFQQASDKAVKNVASDSGFEERKAKMRERQAAILEKMKAEQSKFIASLNDTSDDLDALASNKEAFVPDVDHDREETKPICSFCRDPDSQSPLCYLILLQRSRLTSFVERGPLSWEDDDKSAKGVHLVNQSISSILADAPFGSPVHSIHTATAESAFDTEPAELDAIREFFGGQLPRNKSFQLPIAPEAISTLELVEYDIYQSIRRIIHGSESHSESVGCDYKYLISHATEDLKKSKSVKLSVLGEYVAALSRETSKQHQSSIYSLLQLGNISSNSAITATAYSGMEPGHCNGIHISSCGHAVHQECRERYLLSLKQRPIRRLGIEGHIVNPDMGELLCPVCRRFANSILPISLVSGSTVQRPVMPLSSSPASLQVSSTSADMLHLPLALTLLQSTSKMVGEGRFLKFYSGKLSESIEPSLEHAIRKLCMLQYPHSYGSLISSGRLSHSLMLWNTLTYSLISTEIASRGKNTHKHGSKSCLVALCEELHSSNGSILSLLLSISQNSCNVNSLEMLLRFRAVQLFASSICSGVSGDINLSSTDKRRGTYCCIPEHTDKGENFPDIQFWKRAADPILSSDPFSSLMLVLFSLPVPFISSSDFFVALVHLFYVITVIQALVTCYSNHCFDRSPFGDWVSNNVGKIIGESEFAQKQSLAKYLDSSCHPKDMIRRLTLPYLRRCALLWKLMNSSALSSSSFESYHTWEGLDFSANSDSVVDTNCLSIELNELGELEKMFRICSLDMVLQDELVRTLTSRWCQHFAQKFKACKHEHIFYATPAVPFRLMQLPRLYQDLLQRYIKQQCSHCKSIPDEPALCLICGKLCSPSWKNCCRANRCLEHAIVCGAGVGVFLLVRKTTILLQRSARQAFWPSLYLDAYGEEDLDMLRGRPLYLNEERYKGLAYLVASHGLDHTSEILRQTTISLLVSIRGHCQRCILERTETLPWIETPHAEGW, encoded by the exons ATGGATGTCAGTTCCCCGCCGGAGAAGAGACGGGCTCTTTCTCACCATGATGCCATACTTCAG AAACTTGATCAGCATGGGGTTCCTCAGGAATATCTCGATCAATCTCAGGCAGGCTTGGTCGCTTTTGTTGGGGAGAACAAGTCCTTGCTTCCAGAAATAGTTTCGTGTATCTTACCATCCGATGTAGATGCATATGCGATTTGCAGGTCGTTTAAAGAAGAATCTGTGGGCGGGCAGAGACAAGCCCAAATAAAACTTTTGGTTAGTGAAAGTCTTTTATGGTTGCAATGGCTGATGTTTGAGGAAGAACCATGTGCATGTTTAAAGAATTTGGCACAGAATTCTTCTGGTCAACGTGCTGTCTGTGGAACTGTTTGGAAAAAGAATGATTTAGCTTATCGCTGCCGAACTTGTGAGCATgatccgacttgtgcaatatgCGTCCCTTGTTTCCAGAATGGTGACCATAAGGGTCATGACTATTCAATAATGTACTCTGGTGGAGGGTGCTGTGACTGTGGGGATGTGACTGCTTGGAAGCGAGAGGGATTCTGTTCAAGACACAAAGGAAGTGAACAGATTCAACCTCTCCCAGATGATTTAGCAAGTTCTATTGGACCTGTTCTCGATGCTCTCTTTTCATCTTGGAAGGACAAGATGATATCTATGGAATGCCATAGACCCAAAAATGAAGATGATCGAACTGAAGTACATGCAATGACCCATGAGTTATCTTTGGCAATTATTGAGATGTTGCTTAACTTCTGCAATTGTAGCGAAAGCTTGCTTAGTTTTGTCTCCAAACGAATGTTTGCATGTACTGGTTTATTAGATGCTCTTTTGATGGGAGAGAGGTTCTTGGACAAGAAGGTTGTGAAAAGGCTGCATGAGTTGCTTTTGAAACTCCTTGGAGAGCCTCTTTTTAAGTACGAGTTTGCAAAAGTTTTCATAAGATACTATCAAATTGGTGTCAAGGAATTCATTGATGCATGTACTGACTCAGAACTAAAGCAGTACCCGCTGCTATCAACTTTCTCTGTACAAATTTTTACGGTGCCTACGTTAACACCTCGACTTGTAAGGGAAGCTAATCTAATCGGTGTGCTGTTGAGATGCTTGGAGGACCTTTTTCTTTCATGTGTAGGAGAAGATGGACGCTTGCAG GCAGTCAAGTGGGCAAATCTTTATGAAACAACGATCCGCTTGGTCGAAGATACACGCTATGTGTTGAGCCATGAAGAAGTTTCCCAATATATTGCTAAAGAGGTGGTTGATATGTCAAGAGCTTGGATAAGGCTCTTAAGCCTTGTACAAGGCATGGATGCTCAGAAGAGGCAGACAGCTGTCCACACTGAGGAAGAAAATGACATTATACACACTCCATTTATGCTTGGGCACTATCTTGGAAATGTCCATACTCTTTTGGCGAAAGGCGCATTGTCTCTTGTTGAAACCAGAGAAAGTAAAGATGAGAGTATGACTGCTTCCACAGTACGAGGTctggaagatgatgatgatggtgatgatgatggagtATACCTTGCAAAAGTGGGCAGGTTTTCAGAAGGAAGCTCTGCAGGTCAGTTGAGAGGTAGAATTATTCCAAGTCATGAAATAGATACTGAAGGTATCTCTGAAATGCACAAACATCTTTCTATTCCCTCTTCTGGGGTACGGTTAATATTCGAATGCTTAAAAGCTATTGAAGTTTGGTTAGAACCTGAAAATAGGAAATATTCCAATTCAATAGATGCTACTGGCTGTTCTGGGTACAATGTCATGAACTTGAGTAAGAAAATTTTCGGGATCAAGAAGTGTAGTAATAGTAATAGAGTCTATAGAAGACAAATGTCCAGAGAAAGGGTGGATGGAGACCGTGCGTCTTTCCATGATGAAAATCATGAgagatttcattttttttctccggTTCAAGTGATGACTACTGAAACAAGGGAAGCACTTAATCAAAATAACAGCTCATTAGATGTGAATGACATGTCCGGTGCATTCTCTAGAGATGCTTGTTTGAGcagaaaattgaatgaaaattcTATGGAGATAGATTCTGTGAGAGATGCTGAAACAGTAGGTCTTCTGAGCATGGCACAGTGGCCTGATATAGTTTTTGATGTCAGCTCACAGGAAATCTCATTCCATATTCCCTTACATCGTTTGCTTTCAGTATTACTTCGAAAAGCACTAAAATGTTATGCTGGAATGATGAGGATGCCAAAAGCTGCTTCTTCAATCCCTTCAGATGTGCATCATCGAGAATTTTTCAGGCAGGCTTTAGGTGGTTTTCATCCTTATGGATTTTCTGCCTTTGTTATGGAACATCCATTAAGGTTAAGGGTATTCTCTGCCCAAGTCCGTGCTGGCATGTGGCGAAAGAATGGTGATGCTGCCATAATGAGTTCGGAGTGGTATCGCTCTGTTAGATG GTTAGAGCAAGGTTTGGAATCTGATCTTTTTTTGTTGCAATGTTGTGCTGCTCTGTCTCCTCCAGAGCTATTTGTTAAGAGGATTCAAGAAAGATTTGGTTTATCAGATTATACATCTTTACATCATGCAGAGCACAATGA gTACGAACCAGTGTTAGTGCAGGAAATGCTTGCTCTTATCATACAGATAGTTAAAGAACGACGATTTTGTGGGTTTTCCACATTTGAGAATTTGTGCAGAGAGTTGATTTACAAATTAGCAATTGGTGATGCTACACACAGCCAGCTGGTGAAAGCCCTCCCACGTGATCTTTCAAAGAGCGATCAGCTTCAAAAAGCTATTGACATTCTTGCTGTATATTCAAAACCATCTGGCATGAAGCAG GGCAAATATTCACTGCGGGAAGAGTACTGGAAAGATTTGGATCTGTATCATCCTCGCTGGAACTCCAGGGAGCTGCAAGTTGCTGAGGAGAGATATTTACGCTTCCGCAATGTTTCTGCTTTGAATGTTCAGTTACCTCGGTGGTCGGATATCTTTTACCCTATGAGCACAATTTCCAGAATAGCTACATCAAAAGCTGTGCTCCAAATTATTCAAGCAGTTTTTTACTATGCTTTTCTTGCAGATGGTTCATCGGCAAATCATACTCCTGATAGTGTTCTAATCACAGCATTGCATTTACTTTCCTTAGCAttggatatttgtgaaaaatcaaatataaagtGCACTGAGATTGATGTTAACTTATCACTTATAGATGACCAGTCAGGCCCAGGTGCACCATGCTGCTTCAAAAACTCATTTCCTATATTAACTTATGCATTGGAAGCTTTTGATGTGGATGCTATTGATGCCGCCGTAATccgaagaaaaagaaatgtgCTTTCTCTGCTGGTTTTGCTAATGAGGAAGTATAAGGAACAAAGTAGTAAGAGCTATGCTGAAACAAGACAGTGTGACATCTCCTCTTTGATCGAAAATTTATTGAGGAAGTTCGCACATCTAAGTGCGGAATGCAATGCGGAACTTAGAGAATTGGAGCCAGGTTTAGCCCATACTATATTTCAGCAGGCTTCTGATAAGGCTGTCAAGAATGTAGCATCAGATTCTGGCTTCGAGGAAAGAAAGGCTAAAATGCGTGAGCGTCAAGCTGCTATATTG GAAAAAATGAAAGCTGAACAGTCCAAATTTATTGCTAGCCTGAATGACACAAGTGATGATCTAGATGCTTTGGCATCCAACAAGGAAGCATTTGTGCCTGATGTGGATCATGATCGAGAAGAGACCAAGCCAATTTGTTCGTTTTGCAGAGATCCTGATTCACAAAGCCCTCTGTGCTACCTTATTCTTCTTCAG AGATCTCGGTTAACCAGTTTTGTTGAAAGAGGCCCTCTGTCATGGGAAGATGATGACAAATCGGCTAAGGGAGTTCATTTAGTCAATCAGAGTATATCAAGCATTCTAGCTGATGCCCCTTTTGGTAGTCCAGTGCATTCAATTCATACTGCAACTGCGGAGTCTGCCTTTGACACTGAGCCAGCAGAACTTGATGCCATTCGTGAATTCTTCGGAGGTCAACTTCCTCGTAATAAAAGCTTTCAACTACCTATTGCCCCAGAGGCAATATCGACCCTTGAGTTGGTGGAATATGATATATATCAGTCTATTAGAAGAATAATTCATGGCTCAGAATCACATTCAGAGTCTGTAGGTTGTgattataaatatttgatttcccATGCTACAGAAGATTTGAAGAAGAGCAAAAGCGTAAAACTTTCTGTGCTTGGAGAGTATGTTGCAGCATTATCAAGAGAGACGTCAAAACAGCATCAGTCTTCTATTTATAGCCTTCTACAACTtggtaatatatcatcaaactCTGCTATTACCGCTACTGCCTATAGTGGAATGGAACCTGGACATTGCAATGGAATTCATATTTCTTCATGCGGGCATGCTGTGCATCAAGAGTGCCGTGAGAGATATCTTCTGTCATTGAAACAACG ACCCATAAGGAGACTTGGTATTGAAGGCCATATTGTGAACCCAGATATG GGGGAATTACTTTGTCCAGTTTGCCGAAGATTTGCCAATTCAATCCTACCTATAAGCCTTGTTTCTGGAAGTACAGTACAGAGGCCAGTAATGCCATTAAGCAGTAGTCCGGCATCGCTTCAAGTCTCTTCAACCTCAGCAGATATGTTACATCTTCCTCTGGCTTTAACCCTTCTTCAAAGCACTTCCAAGATGGTTGGAGAAGGCAGATTCCTAAAATTTTATTCAGGGAAGCTGAGTGAAAGTATTGAACCATCTTTAGAGCATGCTATCCGTAAATTGTGTATGCTGCAGTACCCTCATAGTTATGGTAGTCTGATATCGTCTGGTAGGCTTAGTCACTCCTTGATGCTCTGGAACACCCTTACATACTCTCTTATATCTACAGAGATAGCTTCTCGTGGAAAGAACACACATAAACATGGCTCTAAATCTTGCTTGGTAGCTTTGTGTGAGGAGCTTCATTCTTCTAACGGATCTATACTATCCTTATTACTCAGTATTTCTCAAAATTCATGCAATGTGAACAGTCTTGAGATGCTTTTGAGATTTAGAGCTGTCCAACTTTTTGCAAGCTCTATTTGCTCTGGTGTTTCAGGTGACATCAATTTATCAAGCACAGACAAAAGAAGAG GAACGTATTGCTGTATCCCAGAACATACTGACAAGGGAGAAAATTTTCCTGATATCCAATTCTGGAAGCGGGCTGCTGATCCTATTCTTTCTTCTGATCCTTTTTCATCACTGATGTTGGTTCTCTTTAGCCTTCCTGTTCCATTTATATCATCCTCTGACTTCTTTGTGGCTCTTGTACATCTCTTCTATGTTATCACTGTTATTCAG GCACTCGTTACATGTTATAGCAATCACTGCTTTGACAGATCTCCATTTGGTGATTGGGTTTCTAACAATGTTGGTAAGATTATTGGAGAATCTGAATTTGCTCAAAAGCAGTCCCTTGCCAAGTACTTAGATTCTTCTTGTCATCCTAAGGATATGATTCGTAGGTTAACACTCCCATACCTACGACGGTGTGCATTGCTTTGGAAATTAATGAACTCTTCAgccttatcttcttcttcatttgagAGTTATCATACATGGGAAGGATTGGATTTTAGTGCAAATAGTGATTCTGTGGTTGACACTAACTGCCTTTCTATCGAGCTAAATGAACTTGGGGAACTGGAGAAGATGTTTCGTATTTGCTCACTAGATATGGTTCTCCAAGATGAGCTTGTGCGCACATTGACATCTAGATGGTGTCAACATTTTGCTCAGAAGTTCAAAGCTTGTAAACATGAGCATATTTTTTATGCCACACCTGCGGTTCCATTTAGATTGATGCAACTACCTCGACTATATCAAGACCTTTTGCAGAG GTACATAAAGCAGCAGTGTTCTCATTGTAAATCTATTCCTGATGAACCCGCACTATGCTTGATATGTGGCAAATTATGTTCACCAAGCTGGAAGAATTGCTGCAG GGCTAATAGGTGCTTAGAACATGCAATTGTATGCGGTGCTGGTGTTGGCGTATTTTTGTTAGTCAGG AAGACTACAATCTTATTGCAGAGATCTGCACGCCAGGCCTTTTGGCCATCTCTCTATTTGGATGCATATGGTGAAGAG GATCTTGATATGTTAAGGGGAAGGCCATTGTATCTAAATGAGGAACGCTATAAAGGGCTTGCATACTTG GTGGCATCACATGGTCTTGATCATACTTCTGAAATTCTTCGACAGACAACCATAAGTCTTTTGGTTTCAATTAGAGGCCACTGTCAAAG ATGTATTTTGGAAAGAACTGAAACTTTACCGTGGATTGAAACACCGCATGCAGAAGGGTGGTAA
- the LOC120274034 gene encoding tyrosine--tRNA ligase, chloroplastic/mitochondrial-like isoform X2 codes for MAAAASATAGVAVAMAASRTFLLSGPKLLCRSRSFIHPHKRLTFLSRCCSSSSSPATISSLPVSTANVIEVLEGRGLLDAITSENLRSVASTSNVKVYCGFDPTAESLHLGNLLAIIVLSWFQRCSHRVVALIGGATGRVGDPSGKSLERPELDLQTLEKNSSGISALISKILGRGKDPNLVDELGENGVSSDKNPSFVILNNYDWWKDLTLLDFLREVGRFARVGTMIAKESVKKRLMSEEGMSYTEFTYQLLQGYDFLYMFKNMDVNVQIGGSDQWGNITAGTELIRKVLQVEGAYGLTFPLLLKSDGTKFGKSEGGAIWLSPALLSPYKFYQYFFSVSDVDVVRFLKILTFLSMDEIKELEDGMRKPGYVPNSAQRRLAEEVTRFVHGDEGLAEALKATEALRPGAETKLDAATIEGIAEDVPSCSLACNQVLNSSLVDLSVSTGLLSSKSAVRRLLKQGGLYLNNQRIDNEDKIIESDDVIDGKLLLLSAGKKNKMVVS; via the exons ATGGCGGCAGCGGCATCGGCAACCGCAGGGGTGGCGGTGGCGATGGCGGCTTCGAGAACATTCTTGCTCTCCGGCCCAAAGCTTTTATGCCGTTCAAGATCCTTCATCCATCCTCACAAACGCCTCACCTTCCTCTCTCGGTgctgctcctcctcctcttctccgGCCACCATCTCGTCACTTCCCGTTTCGACGGCGAACGTCATCGAAGTCCTCGAGGGACGTGGCCTCTTGGATGCCATCACCAGCGAGAATCTCAGGTCAGTGGCTTCTACCTCCAATGTCAAAGTATACTGTGGCTTCGATCCAACCGCTGAGAGCCTGCACCTTGGGAACCTATTGGCCATCATCGTCCTCTCCTGGTTCCAGCGCTGCAGCCACCGCGTCGTAGCTTTGATCGGCGGCGCCACCGGCCGTGTCGGCGACCCCTCCGGGAAGAGCCTTGAGCGCCCCGAACTCGACCTCCAAACCCTAGAGAAGAACAGCTCTGGGATCAGCGCTTTGATTTCCAAAATCCTGGGCAGAGGAAAAGACCCCAACTTGGTTGATGAATTGGGGGAAAATGGAGTTTCCAGTGATAAAAATCCCTCCTTTGTTATCTTAAACAATTATGATTGGTGGAAAGACCTAACCTTGTTGGATTTCCTCCGAGAAGTTGGGAGATTCGCCAGGGTTGGTACAATGATTGCCAAAGAGAGTGTCAAGAAGAGGTTGATGTCTGAAGAAGGGATGAGCTACACTGAATTCACTTATCAGTTGTTGCAGGGCTATGATTTCTTGTATATGTTCAAGAACATGGATGTGAATGTTCAGATTGGTGGGAGTGATCAATGGGGGAATATAACTGCCGGAACCGAGCTTATTCGGAAGGTATTGCAGGTTGAAGGAGCTTATGGGCTCACATTTCCTCTTCTGTTGAAGAGTGATGGGACAAAGTTTGGGAAATCAGAAGGCGGTGCCATTTGGTTGTCTCCGGCGTTGCTGTCACCTTACAAGTTCTATCAGTACTTCTTTTCGGTCTCAGATGTTGATGTTGTGAGGTTTTTGAAGATCTTGACCTTTTTGAGCATGGATGAGATCAAGGAGTTGGAAGATGGGATGAGGAAACCTGGTTATGTTCCAAATTCAGCTCAGAGAAGGCTCGCAGAGGAAGTAACACGGTTTGTTCACGGCGATGAAGGGCTTGCTGAGGCATTGAAGGCAACCGAAGCATTGAGGCCCGGGGCCGAGACTAAGTTGGATGCTGCAACAATTGAAGGCATAGCAGAGGATGTGCCATCTTGCTCTTTGGCATGTAATCAAGTGTTGAATTCTAGTTTGGTTGATCTTTCGGTCTCAACTGGTTTGTTGAGCAGCAAGTCTGCGGTGAGACGGTTGTTAAAGCAAGGCGGGCTTTATTTGAACAATCAAAGAATTGATAATGAGGATAAGATTATTGAGTCTGATGATGTAATTGATGgcaaattactattattatcagctggaaagaagaacaagatggtG GTTAGTTAA
- the LOC120274034 gene encoding tyrosine--tRNA ligase, chloroplastic/mitochondrial-like isoform X1 translates to MAAAASATAGVAVAMAASRTFLLSGPKLLCRSRSFIHPHKRLTFLSRCCSSSSSPATISSLPVSTANVIEVLEGRGLLDAITSENLRSVASTSNVKVYCGFDPTAESLHLGNLLAIIVLSWFQRCSHRVVALIGGATGRVGDPSGKSLERPELDLQTLEKNSSGISALISKILGRGKDPNLVDELGENGVSSDKNPSFVILNNYDWWKDLTLLDFLREVGRFARVGTMIAKESVKKRLMSEEGMSYTEFTYQLLQGYDFLYMFKNMDVNVQIGGSDQWGNITAGTELIRKVLQVEGAYGLTFPLLLKSDGTKFGKSEGGAIWLSPALLSPYKFYQYFFSVSDVDVVRFLKILTFLSMDEIKELEDGMRKPGYVPNSAQRRLAEEVTRFVHGDEGLAEALKATEALRPGAETKLDAATIEGIAEDVPSCSLACNQVLNSSLVDLSVSTGLLSSKSAVRRLLKQGGLYLNNQRIDNEDKIIESDDVIDGKLLLLSAGKKNKMVVRIS, encoded by the coding sequence ATGGCGGCAGCGGCATCGGCAACCGCAGGGGTGGCGGTGGCGATGGCGGCTTCGAGAACATTCTTGCTCTCCGGCCCAAAGCTTTTATGCCGTTCAAGATCCTTCATCCATCCTCACAAACGCCTCACCTTCCTCTCTCGGTgctgctcctcctcctcttctccgGCCACCATCTCGTCACTTCCCGTTTCGACGGCGAACGTCATCGAAGTCCTCGAGGGACGTGGCCTCTTGGATGCCATCACCAGCGAGAATCTCAGGTCAGTGGCTTCTACCTCCAATGTCAAAGTATACTGTGGCTTCGATCCAACCGCTGAGAGCCTGCACCTTGGGAACCTATTGGCCATCATCGTCCTCTCCTGGTTCCAGCGCTGCAGCCACCGCGTCGTAGCTTTGATCGGCGGCGCCACCGGCCGTGTCGGCGACCCCTCCGGGAAGAGCCTTGAGCGCCCCGAACTCGACCTCCAAACCCTAGAGAAGAACAGCTCTGGGATCAGCGCTTTGATTTCCAAAATCCTGGGCAGAGGAAAAGACCCCAACTTGGTTGATGAATTGGGGGAAAATGGAGTTTCCAGTGATAAAAATCCCTCCTTTGTTATCTTAAACAATTATGATTGGTGGAAAGACCTAACCTTGTTGGATTTCCTCCGAGAAGTTGGGAGATTCGCCAGGGTTGGTACAATGATTGCCAAAGAGAGTGTCAAGAAGAGGTTGATGTCTGAAGAAGGGATGAGCTACACTGAATTCACTTATCAGTTGTTGCAGGGCTATGATTTCTTGTATATGTTCAAGAACATGGATGTGAATGTTCAGATTGGTGGGAGTGATCAATGGGGGAATATAACTGCCGGAACCGAGCTTATTCGGAAGGTATTGCAGGTTGAAGGAGCTTATGGGCTCACATTTCCTCTTCTGTTGAAGAGTGATGGGACAAAGTTTGGGAAATCAGAAGGCGGTGCCATTTGGTTGTCTCCGGCGTTGCTGTCACCTTACAAGTTCTATCAGTACTTCTTTTCGGTCTCAGATGTTGATGTTGTGAGGTTTTTGAAGATCTTGACCTTTTTGAGCATGGATGAGATCAAGGAGTTGGAAGATGGGATGAGGAAACCTGGTTATGTTCCAAATTCAGCTCAGAGAAGGCTCGCAGAGGAAGTAACACGGTTTGTTCACGGCGATGAAGGGCTTGCTGAGGCATTGAAGGCAACCGAAGCATTGAGGCCCGGGGCCGAGACTAAGTTGGATGCTGCAACAATTGAAGGCATAGCAGAGGATGTGCCATCTTGCTCTTTGGCATGTAATCAAGTGTTGAATTCTAGTTTGGTTGATCTTTCGGTCTCAACTGGTTTGTTGAGCAGCAAGTCTGCGGTGAGACGGTTGTTAAAGCAAGGCGGGCTTTATTTGAACAATCAAAGAATTGATAATGAGGATAAGATTATTGAGTCTGATGATGTAATTGATGgcaaattactattattatcagctggaaagaagaacaagatggtGGTGAGGATATCTtaa